In Pseudomonadota bacterium, the following are encoded in one genomic region:
- a CDS encoding acyl-CoA/acyl-ACP dehydrogenase — MTQSAQASTLAAIPEVLKGIDALFRRALRHTHAEVTSAADVNQALDHCQVQGYEFAMINAELHAANAIIDYARSCMTERDGDEHGAAFESHLAGAFVAEILLKLRARFEKIRHLTGLNGREVHEAFETAEAERFNATHLQPAFLEATAAQILEHGSHGRSLLDEDKQIIASSFARIADDIVAPQAEHIHRDDLNIPEDILAALVEMGCFALSIPEAYGGTAPASGHDNLAMCVVTEELSRASLAAAGSPLTRPEILSRAIMAGGDEAQKQQWLPGIAAGNPIVAIAVTEPDCGSDVAAVRLRATPTAGGFLLNGAKTWCTFAGKAGLLMVLARTDADPAAGHRGLSLFLLEKPQTDDKAFEFRQPSGGVLSGKAIPTIGYRGMHSYTLFFDNVFVPEANIIGGKAGLNRGFYHTMAGFAGGRLQTAARACGVMRAAFESAIRYAKDRRVFGQPLADYQLTRAKLVSMAANLRACQEMTYDVARLMDQGRGHMEASLVKLYACRAAESITREAMQIHGGMGYSEETAVSRYFVDARVLSIFEGAEETLALKVVARELILKGE; from the coding sequence ATGACCCAATCCGCCCAAGCTTCGACCCTGGCCGCCATCCCCGAGGTACTGAAGGGCATCGACGCCTTGTTCCGCCGCGCGCTGCGTCATACGCATGCCGAGGTGACGAGCGCGGCCGACGTCAACCAGGCCTTGGATCACTGCCAGGTGCAAGGTTACGAGTTCGCCATGATCAATGCCGAACTCCATGCCGCCAACGCCATCATCGACTACGCGCGCTCGTGCATGACCGAGCGCGACGGCGATGAGCACGGCGCGGCCTTCGAGAGCCACCTGGCGGGCGCCTTCGTGGCCGAGATCCTGCTCAAGCTGCGCGCGCGTTTCGAAAAGATTCGTCACCTCACGGGCTTGAACGGCCGCGAGGTGCACGAAGCATTCGAGACCGCCGAAGCCGAACGCTTCAACGCCACCCATCTGCAGCCGGCCTTTCTCGAGGCGACGGCCGCGCAGATCCTCGAGCACGGCAGCCATGGCCGCTCGCTGCTCGATGAGGACAAGCAGATCATCGCCTCGAGCTTCGCGCGCATCGCCGACGACATCGTCGCGCCGCAGGCCGAGCACATCCATCGCGACGACCTGAATATTCCTGAAGACATCCTCGCCGCGCTGGTGGAAATGGGCTGCTTCGCGCTGTCCATCCCCGAAGCTTACGGCGGCACCGCGCCGGCCTCCGGCCACGACAACCTCGCGATGTGCGTGGTGACCGAGGAGTTGTCCCGCGCCTCGCTGGCCGCCGCCGGCAGTCCGCTGACGCGCCCCGAGATCCTGTCGCGCGCCATCATGGCGGGCGGCGACGAAGCGCAGAAGCAGCAATGGCTGCCGGGCATCGCCGCCGGCAATCCCATCGTGGCCATCGCCGTCACCGAGCCCGACTGCGGCTCCGACGTCGCTGCGGTGCGGCTGCGCGCCACGCCGACCGCCGGCGGCTTCCTGCTGAACGGCGCCAAGACCTGGTGCACCTTCGCCGGCAAGGCCGGCCTGCTGATGGTGCTGGCGCGCACCGACGCCGACCCGGCCGCCGGCCACCGCGGCCTGAGCCTGTTCCTGTTGGAAAAACCGCAGACCGACGACAAGGCCTTTGAATTCCGTCAGCCCAGCGGCGGCGTGCTGAGCGGCAAGGCCATCCCGACCATCGGCTATCGCGGCATGCATTCCTACACATTGTTCTTCGACAACGTGTTCGTACCGGAAGCCAACATCATCGGCGGCAAGGCCGGGCTCAACCGCGGTTTCTACCACACCATGGCCGGCTTCGCCGGCGGGCGCCTGCAAACCGCCGCGCGTGCCTGCGGCGTGATGCGCGCCGCCTTCGAATCCGCCATCCGCTACGCCAAGGATCGCCGCGTGTTCGGGCAGCCCCTGGCCGACTACCAACTGACCCGCGCCAAGCTGGTGTCGATGGCCGCCAACCTGCGCGCCTGCCAGGAAATGACCTACGACGTGGCGCGACTGATGGACCAGGGCCGCGGTCACATGGAAGCGAGCCTCGTCAAGCTCTACGCCTGCCGCGCGGCGGAATCCATCACCCGCGAAGCGATGCAGATCCACGGCGGCATGGGCTACTCGGAAGAAACCGCCGTCAGCCGTTACTTCGTCGACGCGCGGGTGCTGTCGATTTTCGAAGGCGCGGAAGAGACGCTGGCGCTGAAGGTGGTGGCACGGGAACTGATATTGAAAGGCGAATGA
- a CDS encoding SDR family oxidoreductase: MLDGKVVLVTGGGRGIGRDFSLAMAAAGAKVVVNDLGASTDGADIEGTPAKEVVREIEAMGGQAVANFGSVARYEDAQAMVADAIKHFGQLDGVINNAGILRDRMFHKMSLDEWHAVIDVHLNGSFYVSRAAADHFRERNTGAYVHMTSTSGLIGNFGQANYAAAKLGIAALSKSIALDLGRNNVRSNCIAPFAWTRMIGTIPITDEVQRQRVERLKEMTPAKIAPMAVYLLSDAAKEVTGQIFAVRNNEIFLMSQHRPKRSMHRGDGWTAETIAEHCMPAFKSDLYALDRSQDVWPWDPV; this comes from the coding sequence ATGCTCGACGGCAAAGTGGTACTGGTTACCGGCGGTGGACGCGGCATCGGCCGCGACTTTTCTTTGGCGATGGCGGCCGCCGGCGCCAAGGTGGTGGTGAACGATCTCGGCGCCAGCACCGACGGCGCCGACATCGAAGGCACGCCCGCCAAGGAAGTGGTGCGTGAAATCGAGGCCATGGGCGGCCAGGCAGTCGCCAATTTCGGCAGCGTCGCGCGCTACGAGGATGCGCAGGCGATGGTGGCCGACGCCATCAAGCATTTCGGCCAGCTCGACGGCGTCATCAACAACGCCGGCATCCTGCGCGACCGCATGTTCCACAAGATGAGCCTCGATGAATGGCATGCCGTCATCGACGTGCATCTCAACGGCTCGTTCTACGTCAGCCGCGCGGCCGCCGATCATTTCCGTGAACGCAACACCGGCGCCTACGTGCACATGACCTCGACCTCGGGCCTCATCGGCAATTTCGGCCAGGCCAACTACGCCGCCGCCAAGCTCGGCATCGCCGCGCTGTCGAAGAGCATCGCGCTGGATCTCGGTCGCAACAACGTGCGCTCGAACTGCATCGCGCCGTTCGCCTGGACACGCATGATCGGCACCATTCCGATCACCGACGAAGTGCAGCGCCAGCGCGTCGAGCGGCTGAAGGAAATGACGCCGGCCAAGATCGCGCCGATGGCGGTCTACCTGCTGTCTGACGCGGCCAAGGAGGTCACCGGGCAGATCTTCGCGGTGCGCAACAACGAAATCTTCCTGATGAGCCAACACCGCCCGAAGCGTTCCATGCATCGCGGCGACGGCTGGACCGCCGAGACCATCGCCGAGCATTGCATGCCGGCCTTCAAGTCGGATCTCTACGCGCTCGACCGTTCGCAGGACGTGTGGCCCTGGGACCCGGTGTAA
- a CDS encoding MaoC family dehydratase N-terminal domain-containing protein — MKNHAELIGTVINKQTETYGIKDVILYALAVGVGADAVDPKQLPYVYEEPELRTLPTLALVIAYPGFWMRDPKYGFNWQQVLHAEEALEIHEPLPSSGTVTGETIIEDVVDRGADKGCFVYLKKELRSADGKTLYATVRSNTLARADGGFGGKSQARPAPPAPPERAPDQVCDLATNFNQALIYRLCGDMNPLHADPAVATGAGFERPILHGRCTLGVAMHAILKSCCDYDARRMKTLNVRFSSPVLPGETLRTEIWNEDGIAYFRTSVLERKVVVLNNGSARIAP, encoded by the coding sequence ATGAAGAACCACGCAGAACTGATCGGCACGGTCATCAACAAGCAGACCGAGACCTACGGCATCAAGGACGTCATCCTCTATGCGCTGGCGGTGGGTGTCGGCGCCGACGCGGTCGACCCCAAGCAACTGCCGTATGTCTACGAAGAGCCCGAATTGCGCACGCTGCCGACCCTCGCACTGGTCATCGCCTATCCCGGTTTCTGGATGCGTGACCCCAAGTACGGGTTCAACTGGCAGCAGGTGCTGCATGCCGAAGAGGCATTGGAAATCCATGAGCCTTTGCCGTCGTCCGGCACGGTGACGGGCGAAACCATCATCGAAGACGTGGTCGACCGGGGCGCCGACAAAGGCTGCTTCGTGTACTTGAAGAAAGAACTGCGCAGCGCTGACGGCAAAACCCTGTATGCGACGGTGCGCTCGAATACCCTGGCGCGCGCCGACGGCGGCTTCGGCGGCAAGAGCCAGGCGCGTCCCGCGCCGCCGGCGCCGCCCGAGCGCGCGCCCGACCAGGTGTGCGATCTCGCGACCAACTTCAACCAGGCCTTGATCTACCGCCTGTGCGGCGACATGAATCCCTTGCATGCCGACCCCGCGGTCGCGACCGGCGCCGGCTTCGAACGGCCCATCCTGCACGGCCGCTGCACCTTGGGCGTGGCCATGCACGCCATCCTCAAGAGCTGCTGCGACTACGACGCGCGACGCATGAAAACCTTGAACGTGCGTTTCTCATCCCCGGTGCTGCCGGGCGAGACGCTGCGCACCGAGATCTGGAACGAGGACGGCATCGCCTATTTCCGCACCTCGGTGCTGGAGCGCAAGGTGGTGGTGCTTAACAACGGCAGTGCGCGCATCGCGCCCTGA